The Tenuifilum thalassicum genome includes the window TTGTGTGATACTAGCTGACGAGCTGCAGGGCGTGAAGGAGCGATACCTAAACGGAATACCACATTATCGAGACGAGACTCAAGAAGTTGAAGAAGAATCTCACCAGTAATACCCTTGCTACGAGCAGCTTGCTTAAATAGGTTTAAGAACTGACGTTCAAGTAAACCATAGGTATATTTTGCTTTCTGCTTTTCAAGCAGCTGCATACCATATTCAGAAACCTTTCTACGTTTCTTCATTAACCCATGAACCCCAGGAGGATAATTCTTTTTCTCAAAGTATTTATCCGGGCCATAAATGGGCTCACCAAACTTACGAGCAATTTTGGTTGTTGGTCCAGTATATCTTGCCATTATTATTAATTTTTATTGTTATCAGAAAAGGTTATACCCTACGACGTTTAGGAGGACGACAACCATTGTGTGGTAGAGGTGTTACATCGATAATTTCAGTAACTTCAATACCAGTAGAATGGATGGTTCGGATAGCCGACTCACGTCCTGCACCAGG containing:
- the rpsD gene encoding 30S ribosomal protein S4 yields the protein MARYTGPTTKIARKFGEPIYGPDKYFEKKNYPPGVHGLMKKRRKVSEYGMQLLEKQKAKYTYGLLERQFLNLFKQAARSKGITGEILLQLLESRLDNVVFRLGIAPSRPAARQLVSHKHITVNGKVVNIPSYRLRPGDIVGVRERSKSLEAITESLQSNRHTKYSWLEWDGTKMEGKFMNVPERSEIPENIKEQLIVELYSK